From the genome of Meriones unguiculatus strain TT.TT164.6M chromosome 17, Bangor_MerUng_6.1, whole genome shotgun sequence:
AACAGTTTTATGACATAAAAGAAGTTTGGACCAAAAGGTTGCAAGTTTTAGAAAATTCATGAAATGCTAGTTCTGTATTGGGCTAATTTTAATGCTATATGAAATATTTGATTAAGGCTTTTCTTGGTgtttcttttgcttatttttttaataggtcGGCACAGCTGGTTATACTTCGCTCAACAAGAGCAGTTTTAATACTGAAGAAAGTGGCCGAGATGTCCTAGAGAACACATTTTCTCAGAAACATAAAGAACTATCTGTTTTATTAGCAGAAATGAAAGAAGCCCAAGAGGAAATCGCATTTCTTAAGTCCCAGCTCCAGGGCAAGAAGCCTGAGGGGGACTATGAGCTCCTTGACCAGAAAGAAGTGAAGCTGATGGAGAGTGAAGGTCCGCCCTCAGTTATAGCGGGAGATAGCCTCTGTAAGGAGAGCAGCATCCCAGCAGCTGAAAAAGAGGAACAGGCAAGTGCTGAAGATCAGCAGCAAACATCTGAGGCAGGGCCTCTAAATGATGCTGGAATGGACCTGAAATCCCCAAAGCTGGACAGTACAGACAAATCCTCCCCTGTAGATATTTGCCAGTGTCACCAGGGAGAATTAGAAAGGCTGAAGACTCAAGTATTGGAGCTTGAGACAAGCCTTCATAAAGCAGAAGACATTTATGAGAAAAATTTAGATGAGAAAGCTAAGGAAATTAGCAACCTAACCCAGCtcatggaagaactgaaggagaGTGCTGAGGGTGCCCGCAGCAAGCTCACTGCTGTGTCTGAAGAAAGAGACCGGCTGCTTTCCCAGGTGGAGGAGCTCCATGTCTTAGCAGAGCTTCGGGCTCAGGTCCAGGAACTGGAAACCAGCCTTGCAGAAGCAGAGAAGCAAAGAAGTCtggactatgaaagccagaggactCAGCACAGCGTGCTCACAGAGCAGATCCACAGCCTAAGCGTAGAGGCCAGGTCTAAAGATGTGAAGATCGAAGCTCTCCAGAGAGAGCTGGATGATCTGCAGCTACAGTTTTCTGAGCAGGGCACCCAGATAAAAAGCCTGCAGAGCCAGCtgcagaaaaaggaaagggaagtgcTCGAGGGGGCAGAACGGGTGAAGGACATGTCAAATGAGATGGAAGGCCTGTCCCAGGCTCTTTCGCAGAAGGAACTGGAAATAGCCAACATGAACCAGCTcttactagagaaaaaaaaagatgtggagaCACTCCAGCAAACCATCCAGGAGAAGGATCAGCAAGTGACGGAACTCAGCTTCAGTATGACAGAGAAAATGGTGCAGCTTAACGAAGAAAAGTTTTCTCTCGGGGTTGAAATTAAGACTCTGAAGGAGCAGCTCAATTTATTGTCCAGAGCTGAAGAAGCAAAAAAAGAGCAGGTAGAGGATCATGGAGGTGATTCCAACCTTAACCATAGCCACGATGAGTCACCAGTGGGGCTGGTGAGTAAAGAGGGGCTTCAGCAGGAACTGGAGTGCCTGAAGAAAGAAAGCGAGCAGAGAAAGCGGAAGCTCCAGGCAGCACTTATTAACAGAAAGGAGCTACTCCAGAGAGTCAGTGCTCTGGAGGAAGAGTTAGCCAAGGTGAAAGAGGAGTCTAGGAAAGAGACTCCACTCGGAGAGAGTGAGAGGAGAAAGctggaggaagatggagagaacAAAGATGACCTAGAAAAATGTGAGACCTCTAAGTGGCAAGAAATACAAGTTTCTTTAAAACAGACAATATCCAAAAAAGAAGTGGAACTAGAGCACGTAAGGAGAGatttgaaagaaaagatagcAGCGGAAGAAGAATTACAGGCTTTGGTTCAACAGATGAATCAGAGCTTGCAGGAGAAGACCAAGCAAATAGATTTGCTTCGAGCTGAGATCACTGAAAACCAAGCAACTATTGAGAAATTAGCCACAGGCAATAAGGATGCTGGGCATGGAGATGCAGCAGCGCCTGCAAAAGAAATGGTGGTGAGCAGCCCGCCCAGTGCAGGTGGTGGGGAACACGGTAAGCCAGAGTTGGAGGGAAAGATACTAGAccttgaaaaggaaaaggaacaaCTCAAAAAGAAGCTCCAAGAAGCCTTAACTTCCCGCAAGGCAATTCTAAAAAAGgcacaagagaaagagaaacatctGAAGGAAGAGCTCAAAGAGCAGCAGGATGCTTACTGTCGCCTCCAGGAGCACTTTGATgagcagaggaaggaaaatgAGCACATCGGGGACCAGCTAAGGCAGCTGCAGATGCAAGCGCGGGAGTCTGTGGACACACAGCTCCCAGGCGCTGACCAGCAGGAGCCTGGTCTGCTGGCACAAGGGTTAGAAGGAATTTCGCTCGAAGATAAAGAACAGCAGCCCACCCAGCCTGCCTTTGAGTCTAATTTAGGCACAACTCAGCCTTCTCACCCTGGAGAGACAGCAGCTCTCCAGGCTACTGTTTCTATTGCCCAGATTAAGGCCCAGTTGAAAGAAATGGAGGTTGAGAAAGAAGAGCTGGAATTGAAAGTTAGTTCTGCAGCAAGTGAGCTGATTAAAAAGTCAGAAGAAGTGCTCCTATTACAAGAGCAGATAAGCACACAGGGTGTAGAAATCCAGAATTTGAAGGCAGCATCCCATGAGGCGGAGGCCCACATggaaaggctgaagcaggaactGGAAAGCAGTCAACTAAAACTTGCTAGCCTGGAACATCTGAAAACCCTTCAGCCTGAGCTAGACGAACTGCAGAAGCACCTCCGCCAGAAGGAAGACGAGGTCAGCTGTCTTTCTGGACAGCTTAGTGAGAAAGAGCAGACCCTCAGCACAGTACACACCGAGATGTTGGAGCAGGAGAATTTAATCAAGGCCCTGCACACACAGCTGGAAATGCAAGCCAAAGAGCACGAGGAGAGGCTAAAGCAGGTCCAGGTGGAACTTTgtgaactgaagcagaagccaaacGAAGCCGAGGAAGAAACTAAAGCAAAGCAACAAATTCAGAGGAAACTGCAGGCTGCCCTCATCTCCCGAAAGGAGGCACTCAGGGAAAACAAGAATCTGCAAGAGGAGTTGTCTTTAGCCAGAGATGCCATTGAACGCCTGACCAAGTCTCTGGCAGATGTAGAAAGCCAGGTATCTGTTCAGAATAAAGAGAAAGATGCACTCCTAGGGAAGTTAGCCATTcttcaggaagaaagagacaAACTCATTGTAGAAATGGACAGGTCTTTACTGGAAAATCAGAGCCTTGGTGGCTCTTGTGAAAGCCTAAAACTAGCTCTGGAGGGTCTTACTGAAGACAAGGAAAAGCTGTTGAAGGAGCTTGAATCTTTAAGATGTTCTAAGATTGCAGAGAGCAACGAATGGCAAGAGAAACACAAGGAACTGCAGAAAGAGTATGAAGTTCTTCTGCAGTCCTACGAGAATGTGAGCAATGAAGCAGAAAGGATCCAGCACGTGGTGGAAAGTGTGAGGCAAGAGAAGCAAGAGCTTTATGGGAAATTACGAAGCACAGAGACagacaagagagagacagaaaaacagcTGCAGGATGCAGAACAGGAAAtggaagagatgagagaaaagATGAGAAAGTTTGCTAAATCTAAACAACAGAAGATCCTTGAGCTGGAGGAAGAAAATGACCGGCTTAGAGCAGAGGCCCAGCCCATAGGAGGAGCCAAAGAAAGCATGGAAGCTCTTCTCTCTTCCAATTCTAGCTTGAAGGAGGAACTAGAAAGGGTCAAATTGGAGTATAAAACCCTGTCTAAGCAGTTTGAGGctttaatggcagagaaagacattCTGAGTGAAGAGATTCAAGAGCTAAAGCATCAGGTAGAAGATCATGTACTGAAACAAGCTAGCCTAGAGGCAACTGAGAAATCCGATGAACAGAAGGATGTCATTGAAGATGTAACACAAGCTGTGGTGGGCAAGTCTCAAGAGCAAGAATCACAGAGATTCAGTGCTAAGCTTGAAGATCCGGAAGCTGTTCCATCaactcacagtgccaagcctggCATTGGTGAGACTTTCGGCTCCCATGATGACATCAATAACTACCTACAGCAGCTTGATCAGCTTAGGAGAAGAATTGGTGAATTAGAGGTGgagcaacagaaggaaaaggaactTAGCCAGACtttagaaaatgagaaaaatgcccTATTAAGTCAACTCTCTGCAAAAGATGGTGACCTAAAGCTACTTGAGGAAGAAGTCGCCAAAATAAGCATGCAAAATCAGCAAATCCAAGAAGAACTCTCCAGAGTTACCAAGCTGAAAGAGAcggcagaagaggagaaagatgaCTTAGAAGAGAGGCTGATGAATCAACTGGCAGAACTTAATGGCAGCATTGGCAATTACTACCAGGATGTTACAGATGCCCAGATAAAAAACGAGCAACTGGAATCCGAAATGCAGAACCTTAAAAAGTGCGTGAGTGatttagaagaagaaaagcagcagctGGTCAAGGAAAAAAGCATGGTGGAGTCAGAAATACGAAAGGAGTTTATGGAGAAGATACAGGGTGCCGAGAAAGGGCCTGGCAATAAAAGCCATGCCAAGGAGCTCCAGGAGCTgttgaaagaaaaacagcaagagGTAAAGCAACTGCAGAAGGACTGCATTAGGTACCAAGAGAAGATCAGTGCTCTGGAGAAGACGGTCAAGGCTTTAGAGTTTGTTCAGGCTGAATCCCAAAAGGATTTGGACGTAACAAAAGGGAATCTGGCGCAGGCTGTTGAACAGCGCAAAAAGGCACAAGCAGAATTATCTAGCTTCAAAGTGCTGCTGGATGACACCCAAAGTGAAGCCGCGAGAGTGCTGGCGGACAACCTCAAACTGAAGAAGGAACTTCAGGCAAACAGAGAGTCCGTCAAGAGCCAGATGAAACAAAAAGATGAAGCCCTCCTGCGCCAACTCGAGCAGGCAGAAGAGAAACACCTGAAAGAGAAGACAAGCGCCCAAGAGGAGCTGCATGCTCTGCATAGGGAGAAGGCCCACGTGGAAGACACGCTTCTGGAAGTCCAGGCCACGCTGACCAGGAAAGACAAGGAAATGAAGCAGCTGCAGGAGAACTTGCACAGCACTGTAGCCCAGCTCGCAGCCTTCACTAAGAGCATGTCATCCCTCCAGGATGACCGTGACAGAGTGATCGATGAAGCTAAGAAATGGGAGCAGAAGTTTGGTGACGCCATTCAAACCAAAGAGGAAGAGATCAGACTCAAAGAGGAGAATTGCAGCGTTCTAAAGGATCAGCTTCGACAAATGACCATCCATGTGGAGGAATTGAAAATCAATATCTCCAGGTAAGCAACAAAGCCTTTCCCCACAGAGAAAATGGTGAAGGCAAAGACAATTTTCAAActgcttttatttgtttcagtatttcacttatttatttattactgaaCCAATTTTTGCTTTAAATTCCCTTAGAACATATGTCCTTTCCCTTCTGATACTTTTTGCCATTTTTGTAACTTCTTGTTATGATTTTGTATTAGCATTAAATCATTAACATAAAATCGCTGACATcttttccccatatctcttccTTGCAATTTCATTTCTGGATTTCTTGACAACCTGACTACTTTTGTCTAGATTTCTACCTGCTTACACCCAAAGGATTGCTTCAGTGGGCTAAgtgctcctctcctctctctctccgcCACTGTTGGTGTCAACTAGCCTCTGTATATCAGTTGGAAATCCCATCCTCAGACTCTAGAATGTCACCTTTGGAGGTCAGGAACCCGCAGTGACTCAACCCTttgctcctccccttctgtttcctTACCGTTTCTTTTGCCAGGATTAGAGCTTTAAAGAAACtggacattaaaaagaaaaaagaaaaggaaactagaCATTAGCTTGTCTGGAGCAAAGTAGAATAAAATAGGGGGGTTGGGAGCTGATTTACTTTTCAGTGTCTTAAACTGGAtcgctgaaataaaaaaaaaaaacagtttcatgATTCAGAGCTCTGTGATATGTCTTTAAtatgttatttttctgtgtgGTCAATACATGTGTATAGATACAGAGAACTAAGATCTTTATTAAAACGCCAATCATGAATATTGACTAACTTGTAGATCAGTTTGGTGTAAGTCATATAGTTAAtatctctacttttttttccctccttccttctcccatccTTCTCCCCGGCCTCTGTCCCCATTCCCCAGGCTTGAACATGACAAGGAAACTTGGGAGTCCAAGGCCCATTCAGAGCTCCAGCATCAACAGAAGGTTTGTGATAACCTTCAAGGGGAAAACAAAGAACTTATGGcccagctagaagaaactcaacAACTATACCACAATTCTATGAATGAACTAACTAGGTTGGAATCAGAACTCAAGAATCTCAAAGACCAGTCAACTGATTTAAATAACTCTTTAGAAAAAtgtaaagaacagaaagaaagctTGGAGGGGATCATAAAGCAGCAAGACGCTCATATCCAAAATCGCAAGTTCAGCCATGAGCAACTAGAGACTGATCTGAAGACCTCCAGAGAGCTAACCGCTAGGCTGCATGATGAAATCAACGAGAAGGAGCAGAAGATTATAAGCCTGCTTTCTGGCAAGGAGGAGGCAATCCAAGGAGCTGTGGCAGAACTGCGCCAACAACACAGTAAAGAGGTCAAGGAGCTAGAAAACCTCCTGTCCCAGGAGGAACAGAAGAATGCGGCCctagaagaggaaaacagaaaggctGTTGAGAAAACCAGTCAGGTCATGGAAACACTAGAAACCGTCAAGAAGGAGAATTCTGAGCAGAAGGCACAGCTGGATTCCTTCGTTAAGTCTATCTCCTCTCTCCAGGATGACCGAGACCGCATAGTGAGTGACTATCAGCAGCTGGAAGAGCGACATCTCTCTGTCATCTTGGAAAAAGACCAGCTCATCCAAGATGCTGCTGCTGAGAACAATAAACTGAGGGAGGAGATTCGAGGGCTGAGAGGTCACATGGATGATCTCAACTCCGAGAATGCCAAGCTGGATGCCGAGCTGGTCCAGTACCGGCAGGACCTGAAGGAGGTGATAGCCATCAAGGACTGTCAGCAAAAGCAACTCCTTGAGGCTCaactacagcaaaacaaagagTTGAAAAGTGAATGTGCAAAATTAGAAGAAAAGCTGAAGGGGTCAGAAGACGCAAAGCAAAGCCTACAGAGGTTTTCTGATGCCCTCCAAGAGGAGAAACAAGGTTTGTCTAAAGAGATCGAGAACTTGACGAGACAGGTGACAGCCTTGCAGGAAGAGGGTACCGTAGGTATCTATCTTGCCCAACTGAAAGTAAAAGAAGAGGAGGTTCAGCAGTTAAATGTGGCACTCTCCTCTTCCCAGAAGAGAACTGCGGATCTGGAAGAGGAGTTAGTGTGTGTTCAGAAGGAAGCTACCAGGAAGGTAAGTGAAATTGAGGAGAagctgaagaaggagctgaagCACCTCCATCATGATGCAGGGATAATGCGGAATGAAACTGAAACAGCAGAAGAGAGGGTGGCAGAGCTGGCGAGAGATCTGGTCGAGATGGAGCAGAAGTTACTTACAGTAACTAAAGAGAATAAAGATCTTACAGCACAGATTCAGTCCTTTGGAAGGTCAATGAGTTCCTTGCAGGACAGCAGAGATCATGCCACTGAGGAGCTTAGTGACCTGAAGAAGAAGTATGATGCCAGTCTCAAGGAGCTGGCCCAGCTGAAAGAGCAGAAGGACTCAGGCAAAGAGAGTGACGTCCTTTCCCAGGCTGCTTTTCCCCTGACCACCGCTGAGAACAGCTTGTCCCACATTGAGAAACTGAACCAGCAGCTCATGTCCAAAGATGAGCAATTGCTTCACCTATCTTCACAACTAGAAGATTCTTACAACCAAGTGCAGTCCTTTTCTAAGGCCATGGCCAGTCTGCAGAATGAGAGAGATCACCTGTGGAGTGAGCTGGAGAAATTCCGGAAGTCggaggaagggaagcagagggctgcagctccttcttctgcctccagCCCAGCTGAAGTACAGAGCTTGAAAAAGGCCATGTCTTCACTCCAGAACGACAGGGATCGATTAGTGAGTGTCCATTTCAGATCTGTGTTTCAGAGGTTTGGGGGCCGTTCTTTACATTGGTTCTTATTTCCATAGAAAAAGATAAATGTTTCTGTTTGTAAAGCCTTTGTATAAAATCACCAGCATTGCTGCATATTCCACAGATGGTTTGGGGCTGACGGGAAGCAGATGTGCCGATACCACTTTCAGCCCTGAGGACTTTTCTTTGCACAGAATCTGCATTGGTTATAAAGGATTAAAAGATAACGAGCTGCTTTGCACATCCTGTAAATGGTTCCAGAATGTAAAGCAGGCTAGTTGGAAGAAAGCACAGGGTCAGTTGCTCAGTGTCTTCTCAGTGGCAGTTGAGCCCTTGATCATCTGCTACATCAGGATAGTAAGGATTGGCTTGTCAACCCTAACTTGTCAAGAAAGAAGTTAAGTGTAAAAGGGATTTCTTAAAGTGTCACTAGACATGGCAGCACTTTGTCTGAGTTCAAGACAAGCCGGGACTACGTAGCTCATGTcaggccagtttgggctatgtagtgaggctgtctcaaaaacagttcTTAAAATCACTATTCAGTCACTAATTGTTTGCAAACCAACTAGTGCCcgtttcctcctttcttcctatcTTTATTTTCCACTACAGGAACTGATCCCAGGGCCATAGATGCTAGGCAAGCCCTTTACTGCTGAGCTGCATCCCTAGCCCGGTTCATACATTTTGAGACAGACTTTTGTAAGCTACTCACGCAGATGTTAaaactcaggatcctccttcctctgctgcctACATAGATATGATTGCAACTACACAGCACCATGCCTGTTCCTGCTCACGTTCTTTAAATTAACCTTTTCAGAAATGAAGAGAGAGCTTGTCTGGTACCTGAGTTCCATTCATagaatccttatttagaaagccGTACAGGGTGGTCCTTGAAACTCACTGGCCATTCAGCCTAGCCTGTGCAGACAAGCACCAAGCCAGGGGGAGGCTCTGTCTCTAAGACaagcaaagtgcttgctgtgcaagcatgaaaacCTGTGTTTGGATACCCAGCACGGCATACAAAAAGCCAAGCGTAGAGCACATACATGCGATCCCAGTGCTACACGAAGATAGGCAGAACCCTGGAGCCCACTGTCCAGCCAGCCAAGCCAAACTGGTGATGTCCAGGTTCAGTGAAGAAataacagaccctgtctcaaaacatgaaGAGAAATAGAGGCATTCACCTGATGTCAACCTTGGCCTGCATGTGCCCGAGCACCGagaaccagtggttctcagccttcctgatgctgcaaccctttaatatagttcctcatgttgtgatgacctccaaccataaattgtcttgttgctgcttcatacctttaattttgctactattaggAGTCATAgcgtaaatacctgatatgcaggcTCTCTGATACATTATCCCTGGGTGAGAACTTTAactcctgacctccacatacctatgcacacactcacttgaaaacacaactaaaacaaaataaaacgcTGCATGGCCTCAGAGGAACACACCTAAAGCTGTCCTCTGGCACCcaggcagacacaggcacacatatacacatgtgcctGCACCCACGTGGACGTGCACACAGTTGATACACATTTGTGCCATTGTACCATTCATTGTGTTCTAAGCCGAAGTCCGTTTCCTGAGGGGTTTTAGCAGGTGCAGAGTTAGCAGAGTTAGCTGTGTGTCGCTGGGGGACTTGCTTACTGTACATGTGTGCACTGTAAACACTGGACACTGCATCTTGTTCTCTCAGCCCACCTGCACACTTGTCTACTGACTATTGATGAGCCAGACCTTTTTGAAGAAGTTATTTCCCTACTTCTGTAACTTGTAGTGATACTCTGTTTCCAAAACGGTCACTCTGGTGTTATTCTGTCTAACTATCAGGTATTTTATTCTGTTCAAATTATCCATCCATTCACCTTCAGCATCCCATGGTAAGCTTCTTTTGTTCACCATTTGTAACAGTACTGCCTCCAGCGTGTAACCCCTCCAGTAGATAAGCGTTCTCCTGGAAACTCCTCCTTTCTTAGGACTGCCCTGCCCAGGACGCTTGGAGAGGAACATGGTGGGCTGGAAGAGTCTCAGGGCCCCTCTTTTGGTCTGCCACTCAAGACCTGTGATTCCTCATCTTCCAGCTTTGTCCTTGTTCCTCGGCATGCAGGCCACCTCCTCAGCACACAGTGCGCACAGCAAGCGCATCCGACCCACATTGCCATCCTGTTGGCTGGAGTGTCTTCCTCACGGCTTTCTTTTGGGGGTCATTCCAGAGCTCAGATCCTCTTGCCACACTTGCCTGTTGCCTGATCCTGTTTTGCCTCCCCATGTCTCAAGTACTTGTCTTACCATTTGCCTCACGTTGCCTGCGCACAAGTGCCTGGGCCACTGaggcatctcaccagccctccgCTCCATCTTCTGACCCcatttgatgtttttgtttttgccatcATGTTGTTTtacttgaatttattttatgtgtatgggcattttgtgtgcatgtgtgtctgcgcaCCATGTGCATGTCCTCGGATGCCCTCAGACTGTGGTtataattgtgagctgccatgtgggtgctggaaatagaaccagggttctctggaagggcagacggtgctcttaaccactgagccatctctccagccctgttcttTATTTGCAAgaacttcctttttttcttgtttattatgtgttttcttgttttatggGTAGATTGTCTAATTtgtagtgttttgctttgttgatatttaatttatgtgtatgtgtctgtgtctgacaCATGCAGGTGAGGGCATCAgaattacaggcaattgtgagcttcCCAAcatgggaattgaactggggtcccCTGGAAttgcagcaagagctcttaactgctaagccatctcctaTCTTGTTCTTGAAACAAGGTCTTAttatatagctgaggctggcctagaagattctgtgtagtccaggctgaccccaaacttaaagtCTTTCTGCACCAGCCTCTCAATTACAGACCTGTGCCTCCGTAACTGACTCAGACTTCTTTTAgtgagttttggtttttgtttgttttttgtaagtTTTTATTGCTGCTATAATGTTTCTGATCGCTAGCATTCTCTCTTAATCACATGTGATTTCCCTCTCCTAATGTGCTGAATCACCCTCTTTCAGCAGTTGCTCCTCATCCCTCATCTTAGCCTTTCTTTAGACAAAGAGCAATCATTGTTTCATCCTCACACGAACAGCAGAATCTAAAAAGCCTGTGGAGTGAACTAAGAAGCCTGCCAGGGAACTCACTTGGTGTGGGTTCACTGCCGTGTGATCTTGTCGAGCTTGTTGATCGTGCTCCCCAAGTTTGTATCTTTATCTCCTCGGGGTCTGATCATATCTTTGAGAGCTCCTTAGTCTCCTGTGTAGAAGGAGACCCGGCGGGTAGTGCTCATGGCGAATGTCACCCATATCTGTTACTGTAGAGCCGTGCTCTTACTTACAGCCTGTTTCACACTCCAGGTCCACGTCCTTTACCTTTTCGAGGCAGCTAGCCATTCAGTGAAGGTACCAAAATGTCAGAACTGAGAGGGATTTAGAATGCAATTCCTTCGGAAGTAGCTCTGCTCCAATCATCCTTTTCTCAGCTCCTGGCTCCCCTCAACCCTATCGCCGTTTTTTCCAGAGGTGGCTGGTGCCTTAATTCCTGAGCCCTTTGAAGATGCTGCAGAGTAAGTTTTGTTGGTCCTTGGCTTCTCGACCACCAGCTGAAGATGCAGCGCCCAGATGTATTAAGTTAGTCACTGTCATTCATCTGCTTGTCAGCCTCAAGACTGTGTTGCTGCTGACCTTTGTTGTCTTCCGTTCTTGTGTTTGGTGCTTTTTAAAAAGCTACCAGTGTGGCAGCACTAATATTTCGGAGTGGGTGAAAGGTGTGTAAGGCTGTTGTCTTTCCCAGATGTCCCAATATTATTTCTTCATCAAACTTTGAGTATTGGTAAAGAGTTTTAAAATAGAATGCAGTTTTGCTACAGACAAGTCCATCATAAAATCCATTAACTTTGTGTATGAGACATATTaactttcttatttaattttcatattcTTGTGAGGAAAAGTGCTGTAATTATCTTCATTTAATAGGTGAGGAAATAAGGGCTTCGATGATCTCACATCGAAGAAATGGTAAGACATCTACTTCTAGAGCCAGGTGCCCTAACCACCGGAGTGCACACCTTCTTTGTAGTGGACATCAGCTCAGCCTAAGACTGAAGTCCAGCAGGGATgcgtaaaacaaacaaacagcatcaAAGAAAACGTTGCTGCTGTTTATGCAAGAAAGACACCTGAGGAGGGCACATGGCTCAACGGACAGTCACTCGTTTCCCATTCA
Proteins encoded in this window:
- the Golgb1 gene encoding golgin subfamily B member 1 isoform X2, with amino-acid sequence MLSRLSGLANVVLHELSGDDTDGNLSAPLEAELPQASDMELNNSTQEDVLERLAHAEKLVVELKDIIRQKDVELQQKDEDLQEERKAAENKVKKIKLHAKAKLTSLNKQIEEMKAQGGTTLPAEPQAEELLSKHDKSYMEEEMKVEKIKHELQEKEKLISNLQAQLDQAQSKRALQLDKSSAEMEDLMLMKQQLQEKEELISTLQTQLSQTQAEQAAQQVVREKDARFETQVRLHEDELLQLVAQSDVETEMQQKLRVMQRKLEEHEEALLGRAQVVDLLQQELTSAEQRNQALSQQLQQLEAEHSTLKNTMETERQESKVLMEKVELEVAERKLSFHNLQEEMQQLQGQLVRAGQAQADLETQYSALEQRHKAEMEEKTAYILTLQKTEQELQSACDVLKEENAKLLQEKREQAAESAQAMQQLEDQLQQKSEELSQFVNKPDLQKQETASQTSPDVYNEGIQVVMEEDNTCLQKRVVELENEKEALLQSSVELEELKAENEKLFSRITLLEAQTRAGEADGTVCEVGTAGYTSLNKSSFNTEESGRDVLENTFSQKHKELSVLLAEMKEAQEEIAFLKSQLQGKKPEGDYELLDQKEVKLMESEGPPSVIAGDSLCKESSIPAAEKEEQASAEDQQQTSEAGPLNDAGMDLKSPKLDSTDKSSPVDICQCHQGELERLKTQVLELETSLHKAEDIYEKNLDEKAKEISNLTQLMEELKESAEGARSKLTAVSEERDRLLSQVEELHVLAELRAQVQELETSLAEAEKQRSLDYESQRTQHSVLTEQIHSLSVEARSKDVKIEALQRELDDLQLQFSEQGTQIKSLQSQLQKKEREVLEGAERVKDMSNEMEGLSQALSQKELEIANMNQLLLEKKKDVETLQQTIQEKDQQVTELSFSMTEKMVQLNEEKFSLGVEIKTLKEQLNLLSRAEEAKKEQVEDHGGDSNLNHSHDESPVGLVSKEGLQQELECLKKESEQRKRKLQAALINRKELLQRVSALEEELAKVKEESRKETPLGESERRKLEEDGENKDDLEKCETSKWQEIQVSLKQTISKKEVELEHVRRDLKEKIAAEEELQALVQQMNQSLQEKTKQIDLLRAEITENQATIEKLATGNKDAGHGDAAAPAKEMVVSSPPSAGGGEHGKPELEGKILDLEKEKEQLKKKLQEALTSRKAILKKAQEKEKHLKEELKEQQDAYCRLQEHFDEQRKENEHIGDQLRQLQMQARESVDTQLPGADQQEPGLLAQGLEGISLEDKEQQPTQPAFESNLGTTQPSHPGETAALQATVSIAQIKAQLKEMEVEKEELELKVSSAASELIKKSEEVLLLQEQISTQGVEIQNLKAASHEAEAHMERLKQELESSQLKLASLEHLKTLQPELDELQKHLRQKEDEVSCLSGQLSEKEQTLSTVHTEMLEQENLIKALHTQLEMQAKEHEERLKQVQVELCELKQKPNEAEEETKAKQQIQRKLQAALISRKEALRENKNLQEELSLARDAIERLTKSLADVESQVSVQNKEKDALLGKLAILQEERDKLIVEMDRSLLENQSLGGSCESLKLALEGLTEDKEKLLKELESLRCSKIAESNEWQEKHKELQKEYEVLLQSYENVSNEAERIQHVVESVRQEKQELYGKLRSTETDKRETEKQLQDAEQEMEEMREKMRKFAKSKQQKILELEEENDRLRAEAQPIGGAKESMEALLSSNSSLKEELERVKLEYKTLSKQFEALMAEKDILSEEIQELKHQVEDHVLKQASLEATEKSDEQKDVIEDVTQAVVGKSQEQESQRFSAKLEDPEAVPSTHSAKPGIGETFGSHDDINNYLQQLDQLRRRIGELEVEQQKEKELSQTLENEKNALLSQLSAKDGDLKLLEEEVAKISMQNQQIQEELSRVTKLKETAEEEKDDLEERLMNQLAELNGSIGNYYQDVTDAQIKNEQLESEMQNLKKCVSDLEEEKQQLVKEKSMVESEIRKEFMEKIQGAEKGPGNKSHAKELQELLKEKQQEVKQLQKDCIRYQEKISALEKTVKALEFVQAESQKDLDVTKGNLAQAVEQRKKAQAELSSFKVLLDDTQSEAARVLADNLKLKKELQANRESVKSQMKQKDEALLRQLEQAEEKHLKEKTSAQEELHALHREKAHVEDTLLEVQATLTRKDKEMKQLQENLHSTVAQLAAFTKSMSSLQDDRDRVIDEAKKWEQKFGDAIQTKEEEIRLKEENCSVLKDQLRQMTIHVEELKINISRLEHDKETWESKAHSELQHQQKVCDNLQGENKELMAQLEETQQLYHNSMNELTRLESELKNLKDQSTDLNNSLEKCKEQKESLEGIIKQQDAHIQNRKFSHEQLETDLKTSRELTARLHDEINEKEQKIISLLSGKEEAIQGAVAELRQQHSKEVKELENLLSQEEQKNAALEEENRKAVEKTSQVMETLETVKKENSEQKAQLDSFVKSISSLQDDRDRIVSDYQQLEERHLSVILEKDQLIQDAAAENNKLREEIRGLRGHMDDLNSENAKLDAELVQYRQDLKEVIAIKDCQQKQLLEAQLQQNKELKSECAKLEEKLKGSEDAKQSLQRFSDALQEEKQGLSKEIENLTRQVTALQEEGTVGIYLAQLKVKEEEVQQLNVALSSSQKRTADLEEELVCVQKEATRKVSEIEEKLKKELKHLHHDAGIMRNETETAEERVAELARDLVEMEQKLLTVTKENKDLTAQIQSFGRSMSSLQDSRDHATEELSDLKKKYDASLKELAQLKEQKDSGKESDVLSQAAFPLTTAENSLSHIEKLNQQLMSKDEQLLHLSSQLEDSYNQVQSFSKAMASLQNERDHLWSELEKFRKSEEGKQRAAAPSSASSPAEVQSLKKAMSSLQNDRDRLLKELKNLQQQYLQMNQELTEVRPLKAQLQDHQDQAKALQVMKEELRQESLSWQHELHQLRMEKNSWELHERRMKEQYLMAISEKDQQLSHLQSLLRELRSSPKTQLLPAQYQRQASPETSASLDGSQNLVYETELLRTQLNDSLKEIHQKELRIQQLNSKFSQLLEEKNTLSIQLSDASQSLRENQHHYSNLFNHCADLEKQVQELQAGPLNADVAPGAPQEKNGIHRKSEPEATREQQPSLSEAQQQLCSTKQEVSELKKLLDEERDQRWTAESALSLAKEQIRRLEQSEWDSARTPIIGSCGSQEQALLIDPPGSSCRRTRNGAGWKRVLRSLCHSRTRVPLLAASYILMVHVLLVLCFTGHL